The sequence AGGCGTTTTAATACGTTCTGACGCAGCATCGCGATATGTACGATCGCCGGAACCGTCTTACGAAACGCAGGGCCTGCAATTTCTACCGCCAGCCATGCGCCGGAAGCGATCCAACCAATTGGCCCTAAGAATGCACCGACACCGCGTACCAGCGCCGCATTTGCCGCAAAGTTGAGGCCATTACCCATCAGCGAGCGGGCCAGCATCCAGTTTATCGAGCAGCATCGCCAACTGGGCGCGGGTGATGGAGATTTTGCCGTCGCGGACGGTGGGCCAGACGAACTGGCCTTCCTCCAGCCGTTTGGTGAACAGGCACAGCCCGTCCGCATCGGCCCAGAGGACCTTCACTATATCGCCCCGGCGCCCCCGGAAGATGAACAGGTGGTCGGCGTGCGGGTCGTCGTCCAGTGTGCTCTGTATCTGCTCGCCCAATCCGTTGAAGGACTTGCGCATGTCGGTGGCGCCGGCGATCAGCCAGATGCGGGTGCCTGACGGGAGAGATATCATCGCGCCCTCCCGGTCAGCTCACGGGTAAGGACGGACAGCAACTCCGGCGATAGGTTCTCCAGCGTCATATTGCCGTGGCGGAACTCGACGCGGCAGGATGCGGCGCTGGCGAGCGAGGGTGTCGCCGGGGGCAAGGCGTGAGTCTCTTCCGATGATGCCGGTTCCGGTATGACTTCAATGGGCAGCAGCGCCGCTGGCTGGGGGAGAAGTGTTTGCCCCGGCGGGCACAATGCCCCTTCACGCCAGCGTTGACGCCATTTGAACAACAGATTGTCGTTAATGCCGTACTTGCGGGCTACCTGGGCAACAGAGGCCCCGGCTGATAAGAGAGCTCAACCACTTTGAGCTTGAACTCAAGGGGAAAGTTTGGGCGTCTGGGGCGTTTGGCTACGGGTGATGTCATAAATGGTGTCCGCTAAATTTGGTGGACACTATCCTGTCAGATATTTCAGGTTCGGAAAGTCGGTACGGGCTGGACGCTTACGTAGCAGCGTACCCTTAAAACGTATGAATATCGAGTAGTACGATGCTTGCAACATAAACGCTTGGGGCCTTCAGAACTGGTGAAACCGAGCGAATAGAAATTGGTTGTTATTTAAGCTATAGTTGACTCAATTTCTACACCAACACCGTATCCAGGAGGGATAATGAACCAGACAAAACAGCAGCACGCTTACCAGCGCGGAGCCCGCATTGCGCGGCTTTGGAAGAAAGTAAAAGGTAGCGTTTTGCACTGGGATGAACGCTGTGTCACCTGGGCCAATAAAAAGCATCTCCCGCCATGGATAGGACATGCTCCAATCATTATATTTATTGCCTTTTTTATCAGCACAATAGCGTTTGGTAGCCTTATCATAGCGGCATGTTTCCTGTTAATCTTTGCCGTTGCATGTATTATCCAAAATCCAGGTTCATCCCAGGCAACGGCTGATGAAGCTGAATTTTATGACGATACGGAAAAAACAGGACCAGGGTATAGGTACGGTCAGGAAGGGCATGGCTATTATTCAGGTTCCGATGACATCACATCAGAACGCTTGGACTAAGCGAGGTACAGAATACCTCGCTGATTAGTTTCACTTTATAATCTCGCGGCTTTCTTCAGGGAATCAACTCCACTACCACCGGTTTCTTGTGGTTTCGATACTCCAGTTTTCATTGCACTGGTGAGGGAATCACCAACCCTAACCCCAGCCCATGATAAAGCGCCAAGCCATAATGCCGGCAGCACGATAAACATCGTCCCCATCACC comes from Brenneria nigrifluens DSM 30175 = ATCC 13028 and encodes:
- the tnpB gene encoding IS66 family insertion sequence element accessory protein TnpB (TnpB, as the term is used for proteins encoded by IS66 family insertion elements, is considered an accessory protein, since TnpC, encoded by a neighboring gene, is a DDE family transposase.), translating into MISLPSGTRIWLIAGATDMRKSFNGLGEQIQSTLDDDPHADHLFIFRGRRGDIVKVLWADADGLCLFTKRLEEGQFVWPTVRDGKISITRAQLAMLLDKLDAGPLADG
- a CDS encoding IS66 family insertion sequence element accessory protein TnpB; the encoded protein is MLFKWRQRWREGALCPPGQTLLPQPAALLPIEVIPEPASSEETHALPPATPSLASAASCRVEFRHGNMTLENLSPELLSVLTRELTGRAR